One Phocoena phocoena chromosome 5, mPhoPho1.1, whole genome shotgun sequence genomic region harbors:
- the USP38 gene encoding ubiquitin carboxyl-terminal hydrolase 38 isoform X2 yields MDKILEGLVSSSHPLPLKRVIVRKVVESAEHWLDEAQCEAMFDLTTRLILEGQDPFQRQVGHQVLEAYARYHRPEFESFFNKTFVLGLLQQGYHSLDRKDVAILDYIHNGLKLIMSCPSVLDLFSLLQVEVLRMVCERPEPQLCARLSDLLTDFVQCIPKGKLSITFCQQLVRTIGHFQCVSTQEKELREYVSQVTKVSNLLQNIWKAEPSTLLPSLQEVFASISSTDASFEPSVALASLVQHIPLQMITVLIRSLTTDPNVKDASMTQALCRMIDWLSWPLAQHVDTWVIALLKGLAAVQKFTILIDVTLLKIELIVPHVVNLVHSFKSDGLPSSTTFLVQLTELIHCMMYHYSGFPDLYEPILEAIKDFPKPSEEKIKLILSQSAWTSQSNSLASCLSRLSGKSETGKTGLINLGNTCYMNSVIQALFMATDFRRQVLSLNLNGCNSLMKKLQHLFAFLAHTQREAYAPRIFFEASRPPWFTPRSQQDCSEYLRFLLDRLHEEEKILKVQSSHKLSESLGCSETSLQEVANKAAVLTETPCTSDSEKTLIEKMFGGKLQTHICCLNCRSTSQKVEAFTDLSLAFCPSSSMENLSFQEPASSPSTQDGGLMQASVPGPSKEPGVCNPSTAAFACYSAVNERMVDSPDEFRCSEDTSVPNDSSKMLVNKDVPQKAGGETTSSVTDLLNYFLAPEILTGDNQYYCENCASLQNAEKTMQITEEPEYLILTLLRFSYDQKYHVRRKILDNVSLPLVLELPVKRTTSFSSLSESWSLDVDFTDISENLAKKLKPSGTEEACSPKLVPYLLSSVVVHSGVSSESGHYYSYARNITGTESSYQMCHQPKTLTLASSQSHLLGRDSPSAVVEQDLENKEMSKEWFLFNDSRVTFTSFQSVQKITSRFPKDTAYVLLYKKQNSTNGLNGNNSTTGLWVNGDPPLQKELMDAITKDNKLYLQEQELNARARALQAASASCSFRPNGFDDNDPPGSCGPTGGGGGGGFNTVGRLVF; encoded by the exons ATGGACAAGATCCTGGAGGGCCTGGTGAGTTCTTCGCACCCGCTGCCCCTCAAGCGGGTGATCGTGCGGAAGGTGGTGGAGTCGGCGGAGCATTGGCTGGACGAGGCGCAATGCGAGGCCATGTTTGACCTGACGACGCGGCTCATCCTGGAGGGCCAGGACCCCTTTCAGCGGCAGGTGGGCCATCAAGTGCTGGAGGCCTACGCGCGCTACCATCGGCCAGAGTTCGAGTCCTTCTTCAATAAGACGTTCGTGCTGGGCCTCCTCCAACAGGGCTACCACTCGCTGGACAGGAAGGACGTAGCCATCCTGGACTACATTCACAACGGCCTGAAGCTGATCATGAGCTGCCCGTCGGTGCTGGACCTCTTCAGCCTGCTGCAGGTGGAGGTGCTGCGGATGGTGTGTGAGAGGCCGGAGCCGCAGCTTTGCGCCCGACTGAGCGACCTCCTGACCGACTTCGTGCAGTGCATCCCCAAAGGGAAATTGTCCATCACCTTCTGCCAACAGCTGGTTCGAACGATAGGCCACTTCCAGTGCGTGTCCACCCAGGAGAAAGAGCTGCGGGAATATGTCTCACAGGTGACAAAAGTGAGTAACTTGCTCCAGAACATCTGGAAGGCCGAGCCCTCCACCTTGCTGCCTTCCCTGCAAGAAGTTTTTGCAAGCATTTCTTCCACAG atgcaTCATTTGAACCTTCTGTGGCATTGGCAAGCCTTGTGCAGCACATTCCTCTTCAGATGATAACAGTTCTCATCAGGAGCCTTACTACAGATCCAAATGTAAAAGATGCAAGTATGACCCAAGCTCTTTGCAG AATGATTGACTGGCTCTCCTGGCCGTTGGCTCAGCATGTAGACACATGGGTGATTGCACTCCTGAAAGGACTGGCAGCTGTCCAGAAGTTTACTATTTTGATAGATGTTACTTTACTGAAGATAGAACTG ATTGTTCCTCATGTAGTTAATTTGGTTCACTCCTTCAAAAGTGATGGTCTGCCTTCCAGTACAACCTTCCTAGTGCAATTAACAGAACTGATACACTGTATGATGTATCATTATTCTGGATTTCCAGATCTCTACGAACCTATCCTGGAAGCAATAAAG GATTTTCCTAAGCCCAGTGAAGAGAAGATTAAACTGATTCTCAGTCAAAGTGCCTGGACTTCTCAATCCAATTCTTTGGCATCTTGCTTGTCTAGACTTTCTGGAAAATCTGAAACTGGGAAAACTGGTCTTATTAATCTAGGGAATACATGTTATATGAACAGTGTTATACAAGCATTGTTTATGGCCACAGA tTTCAGGAGACAAGTATTATCTTTAAATCTAAATGGGTGCAATTCGTTAATGAAAAAATTACAGCATCTTTTTGCCTTTTTGGCTCATACacag AGAGAAGCATATGCACCTCGGATATTCTTTGAGGCTTCCAGACCTCCATGGTTTACCCCCAGATCACAACAAGACTGTTCTGAATACCTCAGGTTTCTACTAGACAG GCTCCATGAAGAAGAAAAGATCTTGAAAGTTCAGTCCTCACACAAGCTTTCTGAAAGTCTCGGGTGCAGTGAAACTTCTTTACAAGAAGTAGCCAATAAGGCAGCTGTACTAACAGAGACCCCTTGCACAAGTGATAGTGAGAAGACATTAATCGAAAAAATGTTTGGAGGAAAACTACAAACTCACATATGTTGTTTGAACTGCAGGAGTACCTCACAAAAAGTGGAAGCCTTTACAGATCTTTCACTTGCCTTTTGTCCTTCCTCTTCTATGGAAAACTTGTCTTTTCAAGAACCGGCATCATCACCCAGTACACAAGATGGTGGTCTAATGCAGGCCAGTGTACCTGGTCCTTCAAAAGAACCAGGAGTCTGTAATCCATCAACAGCTGCCTTTGCCTGTTACTCAGCTGTGAATGAAAGAATGGTGGACAGTCCTGATGAGTTTCGCTGTAGTGAAGACACTTCTGTCCCTAATGACTCTAGCAAGATGCTTGTTAATAAAGATGTACCTCAGAAAGCAGGAGGTGAAACCACATCTTCAGTAACTGacttactaaattattttttggctCCAGAGATTCTTACTGGTGACAACCAATATTATTGTGAAAACTGTGCCTCTCTGCAGAATGCCGAGAAAACTATGCAAATCACGGAGGAACCTGAATACCTTATTCTTACTCTCCTAAGATTTTCATATGATCAGAAGTATCATGTGAGAAGAAAAATCCTAGACAATGTGTCACTGCCACTGGTTTTGGAGTTGCCAGTTAAAAGAACTACTTCTTTCTCTTCGTTGTCAGAAAGTTGGTCTCTAGATGTTGACTTCACTGATATTAGTGAGAATCTAGCTAAAAAATTAAAGCCTTCTGGGACTGAAGAAGCTTGCTCCCCAAAATTGGTGCCCTATCTATTGAGTTCTGTTGTCGTTCACTCTGGTGTATCCTCTGAAAGCGGACATTACTATTCTTATGCCAGAAACATCACAGGTACAGAGTCCTCATACCAGATGTGCCACCAGCCCAAAACTCTGACATTAGCCTCCTCCCAGAGTCATTTATTAGGGAGAGATAGTCCCAGTGCAGTTGTTGAACAGGAtttggaaaataaggaaatgtcAAAAGAGTGGTTTTTATTTAATGACAGCAGAGTGACGTTTACTTCATTTCAGTCAGTCCAGAAAATTACTAGTAGGTTTCCTAAGGACACAGCTTATGTGCTGTTGTATAAAAAACAGAACAGCACTAATGGTTTAAATGGGAATAATTCAACCACTGGACTCTGGGTAAATGGAGACCCACCTCTACAGAAAGAACTAATGGatgctataacaaaagacaataaACTATATTTACAG
- the USP38 gene encoding ubiquitin carboxyl-terminal hydrolase 38 isoform X1, giving the protein MDKILEGLVSSSHPLPLKRVIVRKVVESAEHWLDEAQCEAMFDLTTRLILEGQDPFQRQVGHQVLEAYARYHRPEFESFFNKTFVLGLLQQGYHSLDRKDVAILDYIHNGLKLIMSCPSVLDLFSLLQVEVLRMVCERPEPQLCARLSDLLTDFVQCIPKGKLSITFCQQLVRTIGHFQCVSTQEKELREYVSQVTKVSNLLQNIWKAEPSTLLPSLQEVFASISSTDASFEPSVALASLVQHIPLQMITVLIRSLTTDPNVKDASMTQALCRMIDWLSWPLAQHVDTWVIALLKGLAAVQKFTILIDVTLLKIELVFNRLWFPLVRPGALTVLSHMLLSFQHSPEAFHLIVPHVVNLVHSFKSDGLPSSTTFLVQLTELIHCMMYHYSGFPDLYEPILEAIKDFPKPSEEKIKLILSQSAWTSQSNSLASCLSRLSGKSETGKTGLINLGNTCYMNSVIQALFMATDFRRQVLSLNLNGCNSLMKKLQHLFAFLAHTQREAYAPRIFFEASRPPWFTPRSQQDCSEYLRFLLDRLHEEEKILKVQSSHKLSESLGCSETSLQEVANKAAVLTETPCTSDSEKTLIEKMFGGKLQTHICCLNCRSTSQKVEAFTDLSLAFCPSSSMENLSFQEPASSPSTQDGGLMQASVPGPSKEPGVCNPSTAAFACYSAVNERMVDSPDEFRCSEDTSVPNDSSKMLVNKDVPQKAGGETTSSVTDLLNYFLAPEILTGDNQYYCENCASLQNAEKTMQITEEPEYLILTLLRFSYDQKYHVRRKILDNVSLPLVLELPVKRTTSFSSLSESWSLDVDFTDISENLAKKLKPSGTEEACSPKLVPYLLSSVVVHSGVSSESGHYYSYARNITGTESSYQMCHQPKTLTLASSQSHLLGRDSPSAVVEQDLENKEMSKEWFLFNDSRVTFTSFQSVQKITSRFPKDTAYVLLYKKQNSTNGLNGNNSTTGLWVNGDPPLQKELMDAITKDNKLYLQEQELNARARALQAASASCSFRPNGFDDNDPPGSCGPTGGGGGGGFNTVGRLVF; this is encoded by the exons ATGGACAAGATCCTGGAGGGCCTGGTGAGTTCTTCGCACCCGCTGCCCCTCAAGCGGGTGATCGTGCGGAAGGTGGTGGAGTCGGCGGAGCATTGGCTGGACGAGGCGCAATGCGAGGCCATGTTTGACCTGACGACGCGGCTCATCCTGGAGGGCCAGGACCCCTTTCAGCGGCAGGTGGGCCATCAAGTGCTGGAGGCCTACGCGCGCTACCATCGGCCAGAGTTCGAGTCCTTCTTCAATAAGACGTTCGTGCTGGGCCTCCTCCAACAGGGCTACCACTCGCTGGACAGGAAGGACGTAGCCATCCTGGACTACATTCACAACGGCCTGAAGCTGATCATGAGCTGCCCGTCGGTGCTGGACCTCTTCAGCCTGCTGCAGGTGGAGGTGCTGCGGATGGTGTGTGAGAGGCCGGAGCCGCAGCTTTGCGCCCGACTGAGCGACCTCCTGACCGACTTCGTGCAGTGCATCCCCAAAGGGAAATTGTCCATCACCTTCTGCCAACAGCTGGTTCGAACGATAGGCCACTTCCAGTGCGTGTCCACCCAGGAGAAAGAGCTGCGGGAATATGTCTCACAGGTGACAAAAGTGAGTAACTTGCTCCAGAACATCTGGAAGGCCGAGCCCTCCACCTTGCTGCCTTCCCTGCAAGAAGTTTTTGCAAGCATTTCTTCCACAG atgcaTCATTTGAACCTTCTGTGGCATTGGCAAGCCTTGTGCAGCACATTCCTCTTCAGATGATAACAGTTCTCATCAGGAGCCTTACTACAGATCCAAATGTAAAAGATGCAAGTATGACCCAAGCTCTTTGCAG AATGATTGACTGGCTCTCCTGGCCGTTGGCTCAGCATGTAGACACATGGGTGATTGCACTCCTGAAAGGACTGGCAGCTGTCCAGAAGTTTACTATTTTGATAGATGTTACTTTACTGAAGATAGAACTG GTTTTTAATCGGCTTTGGTTTCCTCTTGTGAGACCTGGTGCTCTCACAGTTCTTTCTCACATGCTGCTTAGTTTTCAGCATTCTCCAGAGGCGTTCCATTTG ATTGTTCCTCATGTAGTTAATTTGGTTCACTCCTTCAAAAGTGATGGTCTGCCTTCCAGTACAACCTTCCTAGTGCAATTAACAGAACTGATACACTGTATGATGTATCATTATTCTGGATTTCCAGATCTCTACGAACCTATCCTGGAAGCAATAAAG GATTTTCCTAAGCCCAGTGAAGAGAAGATTAAACTGATTCTCAGTCAAAGTGCCTGGACTTCTCAATCCAATTCTTTGGCATCTTGCTTGTCTAGACTTTCTGGAAAATCTGAAACTGGGAAAACTGGTCTTATTAATCTAGGGAATACATGTTATATGAACAGTGTTATACAAGCATTGTTTATGGCCACAGA tTTCAGGAGACAAGTATTATCTTTAAATCTAAATGGGTGCAATTCGTTAATGAAAAAATTACAGCATCTTTTTGCCTTTTTGGCTCATACacag AGAGAAGCATATGCACCTCGGATATTCTTTGAGGCTTCCAGACCTCCATGGTTTACCCCCAGATCACAACAAGACTGTTCTGAATACCTCAGGTTTCTACTAGACAG GCTCCATGAAGAAGAAAAGATCTTGAAAGTTCAGTCCTCACACAAGCTTTCTGAAAGTCTCGGGTGCAGTGAAACTTCTTTACAAGAAGTAGCCAATAAGGCAGCTGTACTAACAGAGACCCCTTGCACAAGTGATAGTGAGAAGACATTAATCGAAAAAATGTTTGGAGGAAAACTACAAACTCACATATGTTGTTTGAACTGCAGGAGTACCTCACAAAAAGTGGAAGCCTTTACAGATCTTTCACTTGCCTTTTGTCCTTCCTCTTCTATGGAAAACTTGTCTTTTCAAGAACCGGCATCATCACCCAGTACACAAGATGGTGGTCTAATGCAGGCCAGTGTACCTGGTCCTTCAAAAGAACCAGGAGTCTGTAATCCATCAACAGCTGCCTTTGCCTGTTACTCAGCTGTGAATGAAAGAATGGTGGACAGTCCTGATGAGTTTCGCTGTAGTGAAGACACTTCTGTCCCTAATGACTCTAGCAAGATGCTTGTTAATAAAGATGTACCTCAGAAAGCAGGAGGTGAAACCACATCTTCAGTAACTGacttactaaattattttttggctCCAGAGATTCTTACTGGTGACAACCAATATTATTGTGAAAACTGTGCCTCTCTGCAGAATGCCGAGAAAACTATGCAAATCACGGAGGAACCTGAATACCTTATTCTTACTCTCCTAAGATTTTCATATGATCAGAAGTATCATGTGAGAAGAAAAATCCTAGACAATGTGTCACTGCCACTGGTTTTGGAGTTGCCAGTTAAAAGAACTACTTCTTTCTCTTCGTTGTCAGAAAGTTGGTCTCTAGATGTTGACTTCACTGATATTAGTGAGAATCTAGCTAAAAAATTAAAGCCTTCTGGGACTGAAGAAGCTTGCTCCCCAAAATTGGTGCCCTATCTATTGAGTTCTGTTGTCGTTCACTCTGGTGTATCCTCTGAAAGCGGACATTACTATTCTTATGCCAGAAACATCACAGGTACAGAGTCCTCATACCAGATGTGCCACCAGCCCAAAACTCTGACATTAGCCTCCTCCCAGAGTCATTTATTAGGGAGAGATAGTCCCAGTGCAGTTGTTGAACAGGAtttggaaaataaggaaatgtcAAAAGAGTGGTTTTTATTTAATGACAGCAGAGTGACGTTTACTTCATTTCAGTCAGTCCAGAAAATTACTAGTAGGTTTCCTAAGGACACAGCTTATGTGCTGTTGTATAAAAAACAGAACAGCACTAATGGTTTAAATGGGAATAATTCAACCACTGGACTCTGGGTAAATGGAGACCCACCTCTACAGAAAGAACTAATGGatgctataacaaaagacaataaACTATATTTACAG